The following proteins come from a genomic window of Paenibacillus spongiae:
- a CDS encoding SIS domain-containing protein, producing MEDYLKAIVSQLHQIERTQSGAMEKTAALLAQTISRKNSVYIFGCSHSSIMAQEMFYRAGGFALINPIFAPGLTLETPPVTRTTRFERIAGVAEAVLRESPITSGDTLIICSISGRNIVPVEMAEYARENGISTVAVTSVAYAESVESRHPSGKKLHELADLVLDCCSVPGDAVLDIEGLPVKTAATSTITSIAMLHPVMARTIELLIEAGHAAPVFLSANVDQGDRHNARLLSEYRDQIHYL from the coding sequence ATGGAGGATTACTTGAAGGCGATTGTATCGCAGCTGCACCAAATCGAGCGGACACAAAGCGGTGCAATGGAGAAGACGGCAGCCCTGTTGGCCCAGACGATTAGCCGCAAAAACTCGGTCTATATCTTCGGCTGCTCCCATTCCAGTATTATGGCTCAAGAAATGTTCTATCGGGCCGGCGGCTTCGCCTTGATCAATCCGATCTTTGCTCCGGGGCTGACGCTGGAAACTCCGCCTGTCACACGTACGACGAGATTCGAGCGAATTGCCGGCGTCGCGGAAGCCGTATTGCGCGAATCGCCCATTACATCCGGAGATACGCTCATTATATGCTCCATATCCGGCCGTAATATCGTTCCGGTTGAGATGGCCGAATATGCGAGAGAGAACGGTATCTCTACGGTGGCGGTCACCAGCGTCGCCTATGCCGAATCCGTAGAGAGCAGACATCCGAGCGGAAAGAAGCTGCACGAGCTGGCCGACCTCGTATTAGATTGCTGCTCGGTGCCCGGAGACGCCGTCCTGGACATTGAAGGTCTGCCTGTCAAGACGGCTGCAACATCGACGATCACGAGCATCGCCATGCTTCATCCGGTCATGGCCAGAACGATCGAGCTGTTGATCGAAGCCGGTCATGCCGCACCTGTGTTCCTGAGCGCGAATGTCGATCAAGGAGACCGGCATAACGCCAGATTGCTAAGCGAATACCGGGATCAGATTCATTATTTGTGA
- a CDS encoding YIP1 family protein, whose product MRLRYRYNRPFPIALLLIGILGLFFPGAASAKLPYNTWFNDQQTGRMITTQPLYVPDTIIGWDGFEIPLSAPSDLYITENNRVYVADTGNNRIVELDGEGKFVREIGDADGDGRLNQPLGVFVTKDDTVYVADTGNNRIAVFDKDGRFERAYGKPESPLIPQEYFFVPSKIIVDIRGVMYIVVKDSYQGLMRLDENGKFTGFFGANKTQLSWLDRMKRAVLNKNQLSKEIAKRPGSIENVALTGDGFLVTASSGLSDGQLKRLNAGGTDAFQNKRFNEFQLSDAAVDRNNFLYGVNREHGEISIYDPQGSVLFYFGDTDKTVHQLGILSYPSSLAVSGDNKLWVADSAANTIQVFKRTAFGEAFLTAAKLYYEGRYAESKPYWEEVAKQNGMINLTFEGLGKISLHDKQYETAMAQFEDAYNAAGYSEAFWSLRFAWIKQYFLYAVVVLALALWGGRLLQRRMAVYAQGRSWPPLTVRYGRELRDAIYTMFHPYEGFYRLKERKISWVVLALIVVLAGGIRLISVYGMGFIFHPYDLSRVNLAMSMATLFAPWATWIAANYLVSAVKGGEGRLREVLQASAFALVPYIVLMIPVILFSHIVVLEERILVDSIEQIYWIWMMAMFFIMTQVIHNFDFLETVKNVLITIFTIAVIWIFIVIIAGLGYNLFDFAYQIFREVT is encoded by the coding sequence ATGAGGCTAAGATACCGGTATAATCGTCCGTTCCCCATCGCGCTGCTGCTGATCGGCATCCTTGGCTTGTTCTTTCCGGGCGCCGCATCAGCCAAATTGCCGTATAACACCTGGTTTAACGATCAGCAGACAGGGCGGATGATTACGACGCAGCCGTTGTATGTCCCGGATACCATCATCGGCTGGGACGGCTTCGAGATCCCCTTGTCCGCGCCAAGCGATCTGTACATAACGGAGAACAACCGCGTGTACGTGGCCGATACGGGCAACAACCGGATCGTCGAGCTGGATGGGGAAGGCAAGTTTGTGCGCGAAATCGGGGATGCCGACGGAGATGGCAGGTTGAACCAGCCGCTTGGGGTATTCGTGACGAAAGACGATACGGTCTATGTGGCGGATACCGGGAATAACCGGATCGCGGTATTCGACAAAGACGGCAGGTTCGAGCGGGCTTACGGCAAGCCGGAATCGCCGCTTATACCGCAGGAATACTTCTTCGTTCCGAGCAAGATTATTGTAGATATCCGTGGCGTCATGTACATCGTCGTGAAGGATTCCTATCAAGGGCTGATGCGGTTAGACGAGAACGGTAAGTTCACGGGCTTCTTCGGGGCGAACAAGACGCAGCTCTCGTGGCTTGACCGTATGAAGCGGGCCGTATTGAACAAGAATCAGCTGAGCAAGGAAATCGCCAAGCGGCCGGGTTCCATTGAGAATGTGGCGCTTACGGGCGACGGCTTTCTTGTGACGGCAAGCTCCGGCTTAAGCGACGGACAATTAAAGAGGCTGAATGCCGGCGGGACGGATGCGTTTCAGAACAAGAGGTTTAACGAGTTTCAGCTCTCGGATGCCGCAGTCGACCGGAATAACTTTCTGTATGGCGTTAATCGCGAGCACGGGGAAATATCGATCTACGATCCGCAGGGAAGCGTGCTGTTCTATTTCGGCGATACGGATAAAACGGTCCATCAGCTCGGCATTCTCAGCTATCCGTCCTCGCTGGCGGTCAGCGGCGACAATAAGCTGTGGGTAGCGGACAGCGCAGCGAATACGATCCAAGTATTCAAGCGTACCGCATTCGGCGAAGCGTTCCTCACGGCGGCGAAGCTCTATTACGAAGGCCGTTATGCGGAAAGCAAGCCTTATTGGGAAGAGGTCGCCAAGCAGAACGGAATGATTAACCTGACCTTTGAAGGTCTTGGCAAGATATCGCTGCATGACAAACAATATGAGACAGCGATGGCTCAATTCGAAGACGCCTATAATGCGGCTGGTTATTCCGAAGCATTCTGGAGCCTGCGTTTCGCCTGGATCAAGCAGTACTTTCTATACGCCGTGGTCGTGTTGGCGCTGGCATTATGGGGCGGACGGCTGCTGCAGCGCAGGATGGCCGTATACGCGCAGGGCCGGTCATGGCCGCCGCTTACGGTCCGGTACGGGCGAGAATTGAGGGATGCGATCTATACCATGTTCCATCCGTACGAAGGCTTCTACCGATTGAAGGAACGGAAGATCTCTTGGGTCGTTCTGGCTCTTATTGTCGTGCTTGCCGGCGGAATCAGACTGATCTCAGTCTATGGAATGGGCTTTATCTTCCATCCCTATGATCTCAGCCGGGTGAACCTGGCGATGTCGATGGCGACGCTGTTTGCGCCTTGGGCGACCTGGATCGCAGCGAACTATCTGGTCAGCGCCGTGAAGGGCGGAGAAGGGCGGCTGCGCGAGGTGCTTCAGGCGAGCGCATTCGCGCTTGTGCCCTACATCGTGCTTATGATACCCGTCATCCTGTTCTCTCATATCGTCGTTCTGGAAGAGCGGATTCTCGTGGATTCCATCGAACAAATCTACTGGATATGGATGATGGCGATGTTCTTCATCATGACGCAGGTCATTCATAACTTCGATTTTCTGGAAACGGTGAAGAATGTGCTGATTACCATATTTACCATTGCGGTCATCTGGATTTTCATCGTCATCATCGCGGGGCTCGGCTACAACCTGTTCGACTTCGCGTACCAGATTTTCCGGGAGGTGACCTAA
- a CDS encoding sugar isomerase domain-containing protein → MLANELLVVYRQLIDSIEQEQLQMINRVAELAAQSVAAGGSVYIHDRGHLLNYELFHRSGGLALLKHLNMSPVTGEGVQGELDAAAATIPASPIRKGDILILGSVSGRAASVVELARQARDHGIVTVALTAVDYTSQTPSLHPSGKRLFEVCEHVLDIMTLKGDAALEAEGMEEKILPTSGVTSAVVSWCFIAQLIESLLAKGIAPSVYRSVSMPGGMEQIEATNKRFQELGY, encoded by the coding sequence ATGTTAGCTAACGAACTCTTAGTTGTATACCGACAGTTAATTGATTCCATCGAACAGGAACAGCTGCAGATGATCAACAGGGTTGCCGAGCTCGCTGCGCAATCGGTAGCGGCCGGCGGCTCCGTATACATTCATGACCGCGGCCATCTGCTGAACTACGAATTGTTCCACCGATCGGGAGGCTTGGCATTGCTCAAACATCTGAACATGTCCCCCGTTACCGGCGAAGGCGTGCAGGGGGAACTGGATGCGGCTGCTGCTACGATTCCTGCGTCACCGATTCGCAAGGGAGATATCCTTATTCTCGGCTCCGTCTCCGGACGCGCGGCCTCCGTCGTCGAGCTGGCACGGCAAGCGCGGGATCACGGTATCGTAACCGTTGCGCTCACCGCGGTCGACTACACCTCGCAGACGCCGTCGCTGCATCCGAGCGGGAAACGGCTGTTCGAGGTCTGCGAGCACGTTCTGGACATCATGACGCTTAAGGGCGATGCGGCATTGGAAGCGGAAGGGATGGAGGAGAAGATATTGCCGACTTCCGGCGTAACCTCGGCAGTGGTCAGCTGGTGCTTCATCGCGCAGCTTATCGAGAGTTTGCTGGCGAAGGGCATTGCGCCGTCGGTGTACCGGAGTGTCAGCATGCCGGGCGGAATGGAACAGATCGAGGCGACGAATAAGCGGTTCCAAGAACTGGGGTACTAA
- a CDS encoding carbohydrate ABC transporter permease encodes MRPAPGEPAAPRALRRLRQFFRECWRDRMSYLFLAPFMLAFSCFILIPVFMAALLSVTSFNGFAFPKFIGVNNFIALLTQDIIFMKYTLPNTFKFAIIVGPGGYILSFIFAWLIHQLPKGLRDYFTLALYAPSMAGGVALSVIWIAAFSGDRVGYLNNILLKFGMIESPQLWLQDPKYLMTIMIVVTLWSSMGVGFLAMLGGLQTVNTELYEAGRIDGIKNRLQEVYYITVPSMKPQMLFSAVMAIVGTLKAGSISTQLTGLQITPGYSGHLMTNHIDDYAFLRYEWGYASAVSVVLLLISFLIMRFCYRLFAVKEGE; translated from the coding sequence ATGCGTCCGGCACCTGGCGAACCGGCCGCTCCCCGGGCGCTGCGAAGATTGCGGCAGTTCTTCCGGGAGTGCTGGCGGGACCGGATGTCATATCTCTTTCTGGCCCCTTTCATGCTTGCATTCTCATGCTTTATTCTCATTCCGGTGTTCATGGCCGCTCTGCTGAGCGTAACGTCGTTTAACGGCTTCGCCTTCCCGAAGTTTATCGGGGTGAACAACTTCATTGCGCTATTAACGCAGGATATTATCTTCATGAAATACACGCTGCCGAATACGTTCAAATTCGCGATTATCGTCGGTCCGGGCGGATATATTCTTTCCTTTATATTCGCATGGCTGATCCACCAGCTGCCGAAGGGGCTGCGCGATTATTTCACGCTGGCCTTGTATGCCCCGTCCATGGCGGGCGGCGTTGCTCTGTCCGTCATATGGATCGCTGCATTCAGCGGAGACAGGGTCGGATATTTGAACAATATTCTGTTAAAGTTCGGCATGATTGAATCGCCGCAGCTGTGGCTGCAGGATCCCAAATATTTAATGACCATTATGATCGTCGTGACGCTGTGGTCGAGCATGGGGGTCGGCTTCCTCGCCATGCTTGGCGGACTGCAGACGGTTAACACCGAGTTATATGAAGCCGGACGAATCGACGGCATTAAGAACAGGCTCCAGGAAGTGTACTACATTACGGTTCCGTCCATGAAGCCGCAGATGCTGTTCAGCGCCGTCATGGCGATCGTCGGCACGCTCAAGGCCGGGTCCATCTCTACACAGCTTACGGGACTGCAGATTACCCCCGGCTATTCCGGACATCTCATGACGAACCATATCGACGACTACGCGTTCCTGCGATATGAATGGGGCTACGCCTCGGCTGTTTCCGTCGTCCTGCTGCTTATCTCGTTCTTGATCATGCGATTCTGTTACCGGCTGTTTGCGGTGAAAGAGGGGGAGTGA
- a CDS encoding carbohydrate ABC transporter permease encodes MGNLASERIGTTVEALPYPKRLTGRLRRLRKQVSWFQVTLIVFLTGIGLFMLLPIIFLFNNAFKPLNELFLFPPTIWVKAPTMRNFERLFLHSAAGVVPFTRYLFNSVIVVALTLVSVILASTMAGYVLAKHRFHFKTLVMSLIMISLMFAPETVSIPRYIIVSGLGMTNTYFAHILPFIASPVAVFLMKQFIDQVPDALIEAAKLDGAGDMFIFTRIIIPLIAPAVATISIITFQAVYLDIEGSSLYTQKETMKTLAYYVSSLTANLQNSVAGQSIAAACALLMFIPNLVMFLLFQRKMIQTMLHSGVK; translated from the coding sequence ATGGGAAACCTTGCATCAGAACGTATCGGCACAACCGTTGAGGCTCTCCCGTACCCCAAGCGTCTGACGGGCCGGTTACGGCGCTTGCGCAAGCAGGTCTCTTGGTTTCAGGTTACGCTCATCGTGTTTCTTACCGGCATTGGATTGTTCATGCTGCTGCCGATCATCTTTCTATTTAATAATGCGTTCAAACCGCTCAACGAGCTGTTTCTGTTTCCGCCCACGATTTGGGTTAAGGCACCGACGATGCGCAATTTCGAACGGCTGTTTCTTCATTCGGCAGCGGGCGTCGTGCCGTTCACAAGATATTTGTTCAACAGCGTCATCGTTGTGGCGCTCACGCTCGTCAGTGTCATTCTTGCGAGTACGATGGCCGGCTATGTGCTTGCCAAGCATCGGTTTCATTTCAAGACGCTTGTCATGTCACTGATCATGATTTCGCTCATGTTCGCACCGGAGACGGTTTCGATTCCGCGCTACATTATTGTCAGCGGGCTCGGCATGACGAACACGTATTTTGCCCATATCCTGCCTTTTATCGCGTCGCCTGTGGCGGTGTTTCTCATGAAGCAGTTCATTGACCAGGTTCCCGACGCGCTGATTGAAGCAGCCAAGCTGGACGGTGCAGGGGATATGTTCATCTTCACCCGCATCATTATTCCACTTATCGCACCGGCGGTTGCGACGATTTCCATCATTACGTTCCAGGCGGTGTACCTGGATATCGAAGGCTCTTCCTTGTATACGCAGAAGGAAACGATGAAGACCCTTGCGTATTACGTGTCGAGTTTGACGGCCAATCTGCAGAACAGCGTGGCCGGACAAAGCATTGCGGCTGCATGCGCGCTGCTGATGTTTATCCCGAACCTGGTCATGTTCCTGCTGTTCCAGCGGAAGATGATCCAAACGATGCTGCATTCGGGTGTGAAATAA
- a CDS encoding extracellular solute-binding protein yields MKRRLTRRGLIAIIWGAVLLGIGLLLFGRGWLQDEEAFITIDVSAIPMNSAATDHEAPLSYIQWLKSDSITELKQIPADDSAVSIQAYDYAAVSADAVIRRVEDEERSEPVIEWENASGWLEWEIDVSQDGLYELFVDYAPLKGSFASIVRGIQIDGAYPFDEAERIVLDRSWKDGKTPYDKNQIGNEIRPVQQEIAGWRTRQAADYGVSSEPLLWPLTKGRHTIRMTGGREPVAIHALTFAASKPIPSYADYRKTYEGLAGGQDPKWFELFEAERFAAKSAIGIQTQSVAEPYASPDPKGRLVYNTLGGDRWQTAGEWVEWDIAVPEDGLYAIDLKYLQGYNGKANAYRTLTIDGAVPFREMLHYSLKANDNLEIGTIADPDGQPYRFYLTKGTHRLRLIADASTVKPAVIALQQKVKEIAAIDRDIRIITGNYGMGSSMNLDTGRTWEIKTYDPDIDTKLARIIEDLKKIRDYVNGLNQHVTDPTTAISSAVHNLEELLDDVNEIPNKVQLLSDIQASLGTWMKPMESQALQLDYIVVRSPEAKPGLKEPGTWDRIRYSTVNFGRTFFQTYDLKDVNEEDAITVWVQRGRDYVDLLQKQIEQDFTPSTGIKVNVNLMPNPNVLMLGNAAGDQPDVALGVGMEMPVDFAMRGASADLTRFDGFAEVEQRFNPGVMRSYKFDGGTYALPETQSFMALFYRTDVLEQLNLTPPDTWEDVMRMLPTLQDNGKTFFYPAKEFAMPFYQHGTEFYTPDGMNAKLNDNPSITAFKQWTDWFSKYDLPKDVPAFFNHFRFGDIPIGIADFNTYIQLQVAAPEIMGRWKMAPLPGIKQPDGSVARWSMQPTQSAMIMKNSENQERAWTFLQWWTSAGVQAQYANDIESFAGIEYRWNTANIEAMKLLPWPSEDLAVLTEQSRWAKNMPYVPGYYFLGREMDFAWNNTVISRMAPQEALEKSAVSLQREMVRKQEELGFGPETDMHVPPHNKPYEGSAP; encoded by the coding sequence ATGAAGAGGCGGCTGACGCGCAGAGGCTTGATAGCTATTATATGGGGCGCCGTGCTGTTAGGCATCGGATTGTTGCTATTCGGACGCGGATGGCTGCAGGACGAAGAAGCTTTTATAACGATTGATGTAAGCGCTATCCCGATGAATTCGGCTGCCACTGATCACGAAGCGCCTCTGTCCTATATTCAATGGCTGAAGAGCGATTCCATCACGGAGCTGAAGCAAATTCCGGCAGACGATAGTGCGGTGTCCATTCAGGCTTACGACTACGCTGCGGTATCGGCGGATGCGGTCATTCGGCGTGTTGAAGACGAAGAGCGGAGCGAGCCGGTCATCGAATGGGAGAATGCTTCGGGCTGGCTGGAATGGGAAATCGATGTGTCTCAGGATGGACTCTATGAGCTGTTCGTCGATTACGCTCCACTGAAGGGCAGCTTCGCTTCGATCGTGCGGGGTATTCAGATTGATGGAGCGTACCCGTTCGATGAAGCGGAGCGCATCGTGCTCGACCGCTCTTGGAAGGATGGCAAGACGCCGTACGACAAGAATCAGATCGGCAATGAAATTCGTCCGGTGCAGCAGGAAATCGCCGGATGGCGGACCAGGCAGGCTGCCGATTATGGCGTGTCCTCGGAGCCGTTATTATGGCCGCTCACGAAAGGGCGCCATACGATCCGGATGACCGGAGGAAGAGAACCGGTGGCGATCCATGCCTTAACATTCGCCGCATCGAAGCCAATACCGTCATATGCGGATTACCGGAAGACCTATGAAGGATTGGCCGGAGGGCAGGATCCGAAGTGGTTTGAGCTGTTCGAGGCGGAGCGGTTCGCCGCGAAGTCCGCGATCGGCATCCAAACGCAGAGCGTTGCCGAGCCGTACGCATCTCCAGACCCGAAGGGGCGGCTCGTCTATAACACGCTGGGCGGAGACCGGTGGCAGACGGCGGGCGAATGGGTGGAGTGGGACATTGCGGTGCCGGAAGACGGCCTGTACGCCATCGACCTCAAATATCTTCAAGGTTATAACGGCAAGGCGAATGCTTACCGGACCCTTACGATTGACGGGGCTGTGCCCTTCCGTGAGATGCTCCATTATTCCTTGAAAGCCAACGACAATCTGGAAATCGGGACGATCGCGGACCCAGACGGACAGCCCTACCGCTTCTACCTCACGAAGGGTACGCACAGGCTTCGGCTTATCGCCGACGCCAGTACGGTCAAGCCGGCCGTCATCGCACTGCAGCAGAAGGTGAAGGAGATCGCTGCCATTGACCGGGATATCCGCATCATCACCGGCAATTACGGCATGGGTTCATCGATGAACCTCGACACGGGACGCACGTGGGAAATCAAGACCTATGATCCGGATATCGATACGAAGCTTGCACGGATTATTGAAGACTTGAAGAAGATCCGCGATTACGTTAACGGTTTGAACCAGCATGTGACCGATCCGACGACGGCCATCAGCTCGGCAGTCCATAATTTGGAAGAGCTGTTGGACGATGTGAATGAAATTCCTAATAAAGTGCAGCTGCTATCGGACATTCAAGCGAGCCTGGGCACATGGATGAAGCCGATGGAGAGTCAAGCCCTTCAGCTCGATTACATCGTCGTTCGTTCTCCGGAGGCCAAGCCGGGCTTGAAGGAGCCGGGTACATGGGACCGAATTCGCTACAGCACAGTAAACTTTGGGCGCACCTTTTTCCAGACCTATGACTTGAAAGACGTGAACGAAGAGGACGCGATCACCGTCTGGGTGCAGCGGGGCAGAGACTACGTCGACCTGCTCCAGAAGCAGATCGAGCAGGACTTTACCCCGAGTACAGGGATTAAAGTGAACGTTAACCTGATGCCGAATCCGAATGTGCTGATGCTCGGCAATGCGGCTGGCGATCAGCCTGACGTCGCGCTTGGCGTAGGCATGGAGATGCCCGTTGATTTCGCCATGCGCGGAGCTTCGGCGGACTTGACCCGGTTCGATGGATTCGCCGAGGTCGAGCAGCGGTTTAATCCCGGCGTCATGCGGTCTTACAAATTCGACGGCGGCACGTATGCCTTGCCCGAGACACAATCGTTCATGGCTTTGTTCTATCGCACGGATGTGCTGGAGCAGCTGAACCTGACGCCTCCCGATACATGGGAAGACGTCATGCGGATGCTTCCGACGCTGCAGGATAACGGCAAGACGTTCTTCTATCCGGCCAAAGAGTTCGCGATGCCCTTCTATCAGCATGGCACGGAGTTCTATACGCCCGACGGGATGAATGCGAAGCTGAATGACAACCCATCCATCACGGCATTCAAGCAGTGGACCGATTGGTTCAGCAAGTACGATCTGCCCAAAGATGTGCCGGCGTTCTTCAACCACTTCCGCTTCGGCGATATTCCAATCGGAATAGCGGATTTCAATACGTATATCCAGCTGCAGGTTGCGGCACCGGAGATTATGGGACGATGGAAGATGGCGCCTCTGCCGGGAATTAAACAGCCTGACGGATCGGTGGCACGCTGGTCCATGCAGCCGACCCAGTCTGCGATGATCATGAAGAACAGCGAGAATCAGGAGCGGGCATGGACGTTCCTGCAGTGGTGGACATCTGCCGGTGTGCAGGCTCAATACGCCAATGATATTGAATCGTTCGCGGGAATCGAATACCGATGGAATACCGCCAATATCGAAGCGATGAAGCTGCTGCCATGGCCCTCCGAAGATTTGGCCGTCCTGACGGAACAGTCCCGCTGGGCCAAAAATATGCCTTATGTGCCCGGATATTACTTTCTGGGGCGCGAAATGGACTTCGCCTGGAACAATACGGTTATTAGCCGTATGGCGCCGCAGGAGGCGCTGGAGAAATCGGCGGTCTCGCTGCAGCGGGAGATGGTCCGCAAGCAGGAGGAGCTGGGCTTCGGCCCGGAGACGGATATGCATGTTCCGCCGCATAACAAACCATACGAGGGGAGTGCGCCATGA
- a CDS encoding N-acetylglucosamine kinase, whose protein sequence is MSQIMMSIESGGSKTICLLQTQDGQLLGWGLGGPTHHLPDEQAAQSFEQAVTMAMDSSGLAGSQISLVSYSQLGKYEALLSALAQREVAAAKLYLDDPTVALVGALCSEWGVVALSGTGSFAYGRNRQGETMLVGGLGDILGDDGSGYEIGLCGLRAALRHLEGWEEETMLAAEICREWGITEFPREAPYMNPASRTIANQAFQFMPDRYRHMIANLCRVVARCARMGDPISIAIIQQAGRKLACQVTAVCDRMDMGNEPIPIGYAGGSWRIGELLLDSFSETLEHRMKKSYRLIPQSLEPVFGVFLGTLRHMDVSWDGELISRLKRDNDFVKQAITA, encoded by the coding sequence TTGTCGCAGATCATGATGAGTATCGAGAGCGGAGGCAGCAAGACGATATGCCTGCTTCAAACTCAGGATGGCCAATTGCTGGGCTGGGGACTCGGAGGACCTACCCATCATCTGCCTGATGAGCAAGCTGCTCAATCCTTCGAACAAGCCGTAACGATGGCTATGGACAGCAGCGGTCTAGCAGGTTCCCAAATTTCGCTTGTTTCTTATTCGCAGCTCGGCAAATATGAAGCGCTGCTGTCAGCGCTAGCACAGAGGGAAGTGGCAGCCGCCAAATTATATTTGGACGATCCGACGGTAGCGCTGGTCGGGGCGCTGTGCAGCGAATGGGGTGTTGTCGCATTGAGCGGTACCGGATCGTTCGCCTATGGCAGAAACCGGCAAGGCGAAACAATGCTGGTCGGCGGATTAGGGGATATTCTCGGTGATGATGGAAGCGGTTACGAGATCGGGCTATGCGGACTGCGTGCGGCACTCCGGCACTTGGAGGGCTGGGAAGAGGAGACGATGCTTGCGGCGGAGATTTGCAGGGAATGGGGGATAACCGAGTTTCCCCGTGAAGCCCCGTACATGAATCCCGCCTCTCGTACAATCGCGAACCAAGCGTTTCAATTTATGCCTGACCGTTACCGCCATATGATTGCGAATCTCTGCCGGGTCGTCGCCAGATGCGCCCGCATGGGCGATCCCATCTCGATTGCGATTATTCAACAAGCCGGCCGGAAGCTTGCCTGTCAGGTAACGGCCGTGTGCGACCGGATGGATATGGGCAACGAGCCCATTCCAATCGGGTACGCGGGCGGCTCCTGGCGGATCGGCGAGCTGCTGCTGGATTCGTTTAGCGAAACGCTGGAGCATAGGATGAAGAAAAGCTACCGCTTGATTCCGCAATCGCTGGAACCGGTGTTTGGCGTGTTTCTGGGCACATTGCGTCATATGGACGTATCGTGGGACGGGGAACTGATATCGCGCTTAAAGCGCGATAACGATTTCGTTAAGCAAGCCATAACGGCATAA
- a CDS encoding ABC transporter ATP-binding protein, giving the protein MGNVKFHHVYKYYKGEPVPSVNDFHLDVADGEFLVLVGPSGCGKSTTLRMLAGLEEVSKGDIYIDGKFTNFVSPKDRDIAMVFQNYALYPNLSVYENMALGLQLRKVAKHEIELRVNRSAKMLEISHLLSKKPNQLSGGQKQRVALGRALVREPKAFLMDEPLSNLDAKLRTQTRTEIIKMHSQLQTTFVYVTHDQTEAMTMGTRIVVMKDGKIQQVAPPQQLYDEPRNLFVAGFIGTPQMNFLHGAVASQDGVYYFETKRLKLRIPEFYYPRFESSGANLRQIVLGLRPEHVVCENDASEGWADWQIGASVDMKEPMGSDTYLYAKVGEETLIARTEAHTPIRVGDSIKLALQMDKAHFFDWENGDSLRVPGERA; this is encoded by the coding sequence ATGGGGAATGTCAAATTTCATCATGTGTATAAATACTACAAAGGTGAGCCTGTCCCATCGGTTAATGACTTCCATCTGGACGTTGCCGACGGCGAATTTCTGGTGCTGGTCGGACCTTCCGGCTGCGGAAAGTCGACGACGCTCCGAATGTTGGCGGGACTTGAAGAGGTGTCGAAGGGAGACATCTACATCGATGGGAAGTTCACGAATTTCGTCTCCCCGAAGGATCGGGATATTGCCATGGTATTCCAAAACTATGCCTTATACCCGAATTTATCGGTTTACGAGAATATGGCGCTTGGCTTGCAGCTGCGCAAGGTAGCGAAGCATGAGATCGAGCTGAGGGTGAACCGATCTGCGAAGATGCTGGAAATCTCCCATCTGCTGAGCAAGAAGCCAAACCAGCTCTCAGGCGGCCAGAAGCAGAGGGTCGCGTTAGGGAGAGCGCTCGTTCGCGAGCCGAAAGCGTTCCTGATGGATGAACCGCTGTCCAATCTGGATGCAAAGCTGCGGACGCAGACGCGGACGGAAATCATCAAGATGCATAGTCAGCTGCAGACGACATTCGTCTACGTGACGCATGATCAGACGGAAGCGATGACGATGGGAACGCGGATCGTGGTCATGAAGGACGGCAAGATTCAGCAGGTAGCTCCACCGCAGCAATTGTACGACGAGCCACGCAATCTCTTCGTAGCCGGATTTATAGGCACGCCTCAGATGAATTTCCTGCACGGGGCGGTCGCTTCGCAGGACGGCGTCTATTATTTCGAGACCAAGCGTCTCAAGCTCCGCATTCCCGAATTCTATTATCCCCGCTTCGAATCGTCAGGAGCGAACCTGAGGCAGATCGTGCTCGGACTCCGGCCGGAGCATGTCGTATGCGAGAATGATGCATCCGAAGGGTGGGCGGATTGGCAGATCGGCGCGTCGGTGGACATGAAGGAGCCGATGGGCTCCGATACGTATCTATACGCGAAGGTGGGCGAAGAGACGCTGATTGCCCGGACGGAGGCGCATACGCCGATAAGAGTAGGCGACTCGATCAAGCTGGCGCTGCAAATGGACAAAGCTCATTTCTTCGACTGGGAGAACGGCGATTCGCTGCGCGTTCCGGGGGAACGGGCATGA